In the genome of Helicovermis profundi, the window TCTTCAGGATAATCTTCTAAAAACTCTTCTTTTAATCTATCTTTTAGTTCTGATAAAGCATCATTTCTTTCAGCTTTTCCTGGAATTCTTACCACTGTATTCATGTCTTCCGATAAAAATGCTACAATTTTATCAACAAATTCACTATCTCTTTCAGGTTCAACAAATTCAAATTTTTCTTTTCCGATTTCTTCTTTTATAGTTTCTATAAATGTAATTATTTTTTTTATTTCTTCATGTCCAAACATAATAGCATCTAAAACTACTTTTTCTGTTTGAATATTTATTCCCGCTTCTACCATAACTACGGCTTCCTTAGTACCAGAAACCATAATGCTCATAAGTGATTTTTCACTTTGCTCAATCGTTGGATTGATAATATATTCGCCATCAACATAACCAACTAAAACTGAAGCAGTAGGTCCATTAAATGGAATATCAGAAATTGAAAGTGCAATTGAAGATCCAATCATTGCAACTACATCTGGTTGACAATCTTGATCAACTGACATAACAGTAGCAACTACTTGAACTTCATTTTTAAATCCTTTTGGGAATAATGGTCTAATTGGTCTATCCATTAATCTTGCAGTTAATGTAGCTTTATCAGAAGGTCTACCCTCTCTTTTAAGAAATCCTCCTGGTATTTTTCCAACAGAATATAATTTTTCTTCGAAATCACAACTTAGTGGAAAAAAATCAATACCTGATTTTGCTTTTTTACTTGCTCCGGCAGTAACTAATACAGAAGTTTCACCGTACGTTAAAAAACATGAACCATTTATTAATTTTGCCATTTTACCTGTTTCTACTTTTAGCGTTCTTCCACCAATTACGGTTTCAAAACTTCTTACTTCACTTGACATAAAATTCCTCCTATAATGAAAACTTTTTTGGAATTCATCCTACTTATTATATTTACAAATAATTTTCTAAACATAATAAGTAGGATAAATAAAATAAATCCCAATCTGTCTTCTATTTTTACATTTCACCTTATTATATTACTAAATTTCCTTTAATGCAAAAAATAATTGAGCAGGAATACCTGCTCAATTAAAATTATTTTCTTAAACCTAATCTAGCGATTAAAGTTCTATATCTTTCAATATTTTTAGATTTTAAATATTTAAGTAAGTTTCTTCTCTTACCAACCATTTTTAATAATCCAAGTCTTGAATGATGATCTTTTTTATGAATTTTTAAATGCTCATTAAGTTCATTGATCTTTGCAGTTAATACCGCAACTTGAACTTCTGGAGAACCTGTATCTCCTTCTTTAGTAGCATATTCTTTCATAATTTCTGTTTTTGTAATTTTAGTCATTTGACTACACCTCCATATTATTTTTGCCAAAATCCATGTATAACGTTGGTGAATCGAGATACATAGAAAAAGGTCACTAAGTCAGTATACTATAATTAAAGTAATTTGTAAATATTAATTTAATTTGTTTTACAGTTTAGATATTCATTTATCTATCTTATTTTTCAAAATATTCTTTTGCGTAAATAACATCTTTTTTGATTTCATCAATTAGTAAATCTATTGAAGAAAACTTAATTTCACCTCTAATATATTTCAAAAATGAAACTTCAATATTCTCTCCGTATACATTCTTATCAAAATCTAGTATATATGTTTCAACGTTAAAATTTGTTTGGTTAAAAGTCGGGTTAACACCTACATTAGTCACACTTTTATATTCTACGTCATTGATAAATGTTTTAGTAATATAAACTCCTGCTTTTAATTTACACATGCTATTGTCAACTTCTAAATTAGCTGTTGGAAATCCTAATTTTCTACCAACTTTTTTCCCTACAACAACTTCACCTTGAAGTTTATATTCACGACCTAAAAGATGATTTACTCTTTCAACATTTCCCTCTTTAATTAATTTTCTTATAAGTGTGCTACTTACATTAAGTTCTTTATAATAAACCGCTTCAATAACAATTGATTCAAAAAAAGAATTGTAAAGTTTGAGAAGTCTTACGTCTCCACTAGCATTTTTCCCAAATTTATAGTTATATCCAACGGAAAGTAATTTTACTTTTAATTTTTTGATTAAAATTTCTTCTATAAAACGCCTCGGGTCTATATTCATAAATTCATTATCAAAGTCAATAATAATTAAATAATCTATGCCCATATCACTTGCTATTTTAATTTTTTCTTCAAATGTAATAATATTTGGAACAACTAATGATCTATTTATTATTTCTCTTGGATGATTTTTAAATGTAAATAACACTGTTTCTAGTGATTTGTCTTTTGCTTCTTTCATTAAATTTAAAATCACCTTTTGATGTCCAATATGAAATCCATCAAAAGTTCCTAAAGCAATTCCAGTGTTATTTTTAAACTCCCTAATTTCTTCTAATGTTCTTATTATTTTCATTTTAGTCACCTATAAAAAAAAGTTTATCCATTTTTAAACTATTATCGCTTAAACGGTAGTTTGCAATTCCTAGAAATTTCTTTGAATCGTAAACAAGAACTTTTTCTGACTCAATATACTTTGAATTTTCATTATTATTTATCTGAAAATCTAGCAAATTAAATTTTACGCCATTTAGTACCTGTTTTAACACTTCATTTTTAATATAAATTTTTTTAAAATTAGAAACTGCATTATCTGCAGTAACAATTAATTTATCTATTTGTTCATATGTCATTTCTTTAAAAGCTTCAATAGTCACTACATTTTCAATAGTAAAATTACCACTAGAAATCCTTGTAAGAGCCGACATATGAGCTCCACATCCAAGTTTTTCACCAATATCATAACATAAAGTACGAATATAAGTTCCTTTTGAACATTCAACATCAAAACTTGCTGTTTTTTCATCAATACTTATAATATCAATATTAAATATTGTGCGCTTTCTAGGTTTCCTTTCAACAGTTATTCCCTCTCTAGCTAATTCATAAAGTTTTTTACCTTTATGCTTTAAAGCAGAGTACATTGGTGGTATTTGCTCAATCTCACCAATAAAACTTTTGATGCAAGAAGTCATTTCAACAGATGTAACATTAACATCTCTTTTTATTAATTCTTTACCCCATTTATCCTGAGTATCCGTTGTAATTCCAAGCGAAATTTCGCACCTATATTTTTTCTTATCTTGAACTAAATATTCAGCAATTTTAGTTGCTCTACCAATACATATGGGAAGAACACCCTCAGCCATAGGATCTAGTGTTCCTGTATGACCTACTCGCTTAATTTTTAATTTTTTTCTTACTATTGCTACAACATCATGAGATGTCATATTTTGTGGTTTATAAAAATTGATTACTCCATCTTTCATTTTACACTTCACTTTCACTTTCGCTTTCAATTTCGTTTCTAATTTCTTCAATTAGTTTGAATGTAACTTCGCTCAAAGTACCAGATATTTTACAACCTGCAGCTTTAACATGCCCTCCACCACCAAATTTAAGAGCTATTTTGCTTACGTTTATATCGTGTTTTGATCTTAAACTAACCTTATAAATCTTTTTTTCAATTTCACGTAAAAATACCGCAACTTCAACACCTTCAATATTTCTTAAAAACTCTACCATTCCATCAGAACTAACTTCTTTAAGATTTTTTGTTTTCATTCTATCAATAGTTATTGAACTAATGGCTACTTTATTGTCAAATTTAAATAAAAGTGACTCTAGCATTAAATTTAGTGTTTCTATTTTGCTAAGTGGTGTATTTTGATATAATTCAACGTTTACATAATTTACATCTAATCCATCTTCAATTAATTCCGCAACAATTCTATGAGTTGAAGATGTTGTATTAGAGTATTTAAAAGATCCTGTATCTGTACTAATTGCGGAATACAAGGCATTTAAAGTCCCAATGTTTTCACTAAAATTATAATTTGAATCTTTTAATATTTCAAAAATAATCTCTCCAGTTGAAGATACATCAGTATCAACTAAATTTTCATCAGCAAAATTTTCATTTGTTATATGGTGATCAATATTATATTTATAGCTTGCTTCATCAAACACAAACATCCTATCTGCAATTCTTGTTAAATCGGACGAATCAATTGTTATAACTGTATAATCTTTAATATTTAAAGACTTAAACTTTTCACTACTAATTATATTATTTTGATTTAAAAACTCGATTTCTTTTGGAATATCATCATTTAAAACTATGTATACATCTTTAGAAATTGTTTTTAAAAAATTATATAATGCAATTGAAGAACCAATTGTATCTCCATCTGGAAAAATATGCGGCAAGACTATATAAGTCTTGTCCGCATTAAATAAATTACCATAATTTTTATTTTTCATCTTCATCATCGTCCTTGTTCTTATCTTCATTACTATTAGATAATTTACTTAAAATATCATTAATATGCATTCCATTTTGTATAGAATCATCTTTCTTGAAAATTGGCTCAGGAGTATAATGAAGTTTTAATTCTTTACCAATTTCTTTTCTTATATATCCTTTTGCGCTATTTAGTCCTTCTATTGTGTTATCATCTTCAACGTTTGGATCATATACACTAATAAAAATATTAGCAAATCTTAAATCTCTTGTTACTTCAACATGAGTTATGCTCGTAAGTTTTGAAATTCTAGGATCTTTTAATCCATTCATTATTATCTTACTAACAATTTTTTTTATTTCTTCAGATATCCTTTTACTTCTATCTAAGCCCATAAGACACCATCCTTTTTATTTTCTAGGAATTTCTTCTATAATGTAAGCTTCAATTTCATCATTGATTTTAATATCATTATACTTTTCAATACCTATACCACATTCGTAACCTGTAGCAACTTCTTTTACATCATCTTTGAATCTTCTAAGCGAAGAAATTTTACCGTCATGAATTATGATTCCATCTCTAACTATTCTAACATTTGCATTTCTTACAACTTTTCCTTCAAGCACATAGCCACCACAAATAACTCCAATATTTGGAACTTTAAATGTCTCTCTAACTTGAATTTTACCAAGTACAACTTCTCTAAATACAGGATCTAACATACCTGTAAGTGCTTCCTGAACATCTTTAATTGCTTCATATATAATTTGATATGTTTTATAGTTTACTTTTTCTTTTTCTGCCTTTCTCTGAACAGCAGAACTTGGTCTAACGTTGAATCCTAATATTATTGCATTTGATGCTGAAGCAAGTAAAATATCCGATTCAGTTATTGTACCAATATTTGCATGAATAATATTAACTTTTACTTCTTCATTTGATAATTTAAGCAATGAACCTTTAAGAGCTTCTATAGAACCATGAACATCAGCTTTTATAATAATATTTAATTCTTTTAATTCACCTTCTTTTATTTTATCAAATAAATCTTCAAGTGAAATATGCTTTGTTTCATTAAGGTTTTCTTCTCTTAATTCGATTTGTCTTTTTTCTGCAATAAGTCTAGCTTGCTTATCATCGTTTGCTACATAGAATCTATCTCCAGCTTGAGGAATATCGTTTAATCCAGTTACTTCAACAGCAGTGGCAGGTCCAGCTAATTTAATTTTTTTACCTTTAAAATTATACATCGCACGCACTCTACCATAAGTAGATCCTACAACTACAGGATCTCCAATATTTAAAGTTCCTTTTTCTACAAGAACCGTTGCAACAGTTCCTTTACCTACATCAGTTTTAGCTTCAATAATTGTACCAACTGCTTTCCTATTTGGATTAGCTTTAAGCTCCAACATTTCAGAAACTAAAAGAACCATTTCAAGAAGCTGTTCGATTCCTTCTCTATTTTTAGCCGAAACAGGAACGCTAATTACGTCTCCACCCCATTCTTCAATAAGGACACCCTTTTCAGAAAGTTCTTGTTTAACTCTATCTTGATTTGCATTTGGCTTATCTATTTTATTAATTGCAATAATAATTGGAACTCCAGCTGCCTTTGCGTGATCAATCGCTTCAATGGTTTGTGGCATAACACCATCATCAGCTGCAACAACTAAAATAGCAATGTCCGTTACTTTAGTACCTCTAGCTCTTAAAGAAGTAAATGCCTCATGGCCAGGTGTATCTAAGAATACAATTTTTTGATCATTAATTATAGCTTCAGATGCTCCAATATGTTGAGTAATTCCACCTGCTTCGCCAGTTGTAACTGCTGTATCACGTATAGCATCAAGTAATGAAGTTTTACCATGATCAACATGTCCCATTACTGTTACAATTGGTGCTCTTGGAAGTAAATCTTTAGGATCATCTTCAAAATCTAAATCAAATCTTTCAGCTGCATCTATTCTTACTTCTTGATTAATCTCAACACCATAATCTTCTGCTAAAGTTTTAGCAACTGCAAAGTCAATATCCTGATTTAATGTTGCCATAACCCCTAAGTTCATAAGTTTCATTATTATTTCTGCTGGACTTTTATTTAACTTACTAGCAAAATCTGATACTAAAATTGTGTCACCAATCATAATTTCTTCAGAATTTGTCGATTCAACTAATTCGTTTTCACCTTTAAATTTACTTCTTTTATTTCCAGCATTTTTTTTCTTTTTTCTATTTTTTTTATTTGCTTTTCTTTCACTAACTACATCTTCTTGATCTTCAAGTGCATTAAAAGTATCAACTAAACTTTCTTTACTTTTATCATTTTTGTCAATCTCTTCTACGACTTCTTCATCCTGCACTTTATCTTCTGCTAAATACTCTTCTACAATCAAAGCGTCTCCATCTTCAATTGAAGACATATGATTATGTACATCTATTCCAAGTTCCAATAATTTATCTATCAATTCTTTGCTAGAAATTTCCATTTTTTTCGCTAACTGGTATACTCTGATTTTTGACAAATGCTCCACCTCCGTATTTTTACGAATCGCCATTACTATCATAAATTTTAATCAATTCTCTGGAGAACTTCTTGTTTTTTATACCATACAATGTTCTATTATTTTTTCCAATCGCACCTGAGAGAATTTCTCTATCAAAACTGATAATACATCTGATTCCTAACTCATTACATTTAAAAGAATATTTCTTAATAATA includes:
- the rpsO gene encoding 30S ribosomal protein S15 codes for the protein MTKITKTEIMKEYATKEGDTGSPEVQVAVLTAKINELNEHLKIHKKDHHSRLGLLKMVGKRRNLLKYLKSKNIERYRTLIARLGLRK
- a CDS encoding bifunctional riboflavin kinase/FAD synthetase → MKIIRTLEEIREFKNNTGIALGTFDGFHIGHQKVILNLMKEAKDKSLETVLFTFKNHPREIINRSLVVPNIITFEEKIKIASDMGIDYLIIIDFDNEFMNIDPRRFIEEILIKKLKVKLLSVGYNYKFGKNASGDVRLLKLYNSFFESIVIEAVYYKELNVSSTLIRKLIKEGNVERVNHLLGREYKLQGEVVVGKKVGRKLGFPTANLEVDNSMCKLKAGVYITKTFINDVEYKSVTNVGVNPTFNQTNFNVETYILDFDKNVYGENIEVSFLKYIRGEIKFSSIDLLIDEIKKDVIYAKEYFEK
- the truB gene encoding tRNA pseudouridine(55) synthase TruB codes for the protein MKDGVINFYKPQNMTSHDVVAIVRKKLKIKRVGHTGTLDPMAEGVLPICIGRATKIAEYLVQDKKKYRCEISLGITTDTQDKWGKELIKRDVNVTSVEMTSCIKSFIGEIEQIPPMYSALKHKGKKLYELAREGITVERKPRKRTIFNIDIISIDEKTASFDVECSKGTYIRTLCYDIGEKLGCGAHMSALTRISSGNFTIENVVTIEAFKEMTYEQIDKLIVTADNAVSNFKKIYIKNEVLKQVLNGVKFNLLDFQINNNENSKYIESEKVLVYDSKKFLGIANYRLSDNSLKMDKLFFIGD
- a CDS encoding DHH family phosphoesterase gives rise to the protein MKNKNYGNLFNADKTYIVLPHIFPDGDTIGSSIALYNFLKTISKDVYIVLNDDIPKEIEFLNQNNIISSEKFKSLNIKDYTVITIDSSDLTRIADRMFVFDEASYKYNIDHHITNENFADENLVDTDVSSTGEIIFEILKDSNYNFSENIGTLNALYSAISTDTGSFKYSNTTSSTHRIVAELIEDGLDVNYVNVELYQNTPLSKIETLNLMLESLLFKFDNKVAISSITIDRMKTKNLKEVSSDGMVEFLRNIEGVEVAVFLREIEKKIYKVSLRSKHDINVSKIALKFGGGGHVKAAGCKISGTLSEVTFKLIEEIRNEIESESESEV
- the rbfA gene encoding 30S ribosome-binding factor RbfA, whose product is MGLDRSKRISEEIKKIVSKIIMNGLKDPRISKLTSITHVEVTRDLRFANIFISVYDPNVEDDNTIEGLNSAKGYIRKEIGKELKLHYTPEPIFKKDDSIQNGMHINDILSKLSNSNEDKNKDDDEDEK
- the infB gene encoding translation initiation factor IF-2, with product MSKIRVYQLAKKMEISSKELIDKLLELGIDVHNHMSSIEDGDALIVEEYLAEDKVQDEEVVEEIDKNDKSKESLVDTFNALEDQEDVVSERKANKKNRKKKKNAGNKRSKFKGENELVESTNSEEIMIGDTILVSDFASKLNKSPAEIIMKLMNLGVMATLNQDIDFAVAKTLAEDYGVEINQEVRIDAAERFDLDFEDDPKDLLPRAPIVTVMGHVDHGKTSLLDAIRDTAVTTGEAGGITQHIGASEAIINDQKIVFLDTPGHEAFTSLRARGTKVTDIAILVVAADDGVMPQTIEAIDHAKAAGVPIIIAINKIDKPNANQDRVKQELSEKGVLIEEWGGDVISVPVSAKNREGIEQLLEMVLLVSEMLELKANPNRKAVGTIIEAKTDVGKGTVATVLVEKGTLNIGDPVVVGSTYGRVRAMYNFKGKKIKLAGPATAVEVTGLNDIPQAGDRFYVANDDKQARLIAEKRQIELREENLNETKHISLEDLFDKIKEGELKELNIIIKADVHGSIEALKGSLLKLSNEEVKVNIIHANIGTITESDILLASASNAIILGFNVRPSSAVQRKAEKEKVNYKTYQIIYEAIKDVQEALTGMLDPVFREVVLGKIQVRETFKVPNIGVICGGYVLEGKVVRNANVRIVRDGIIIHDGKISSLRRFKDDVKEVATGYECGIGIEKYNDIKINDEIEAYIIEEIPRK
- a CDS encoding L7Ae/L30e/S12e/Gadd45 family ribosomal protein, producing MKNKFLAMLGFAQKSGNVINGDELVEKALYRGKISLVIISEDASKAIIKKYSFKCNELGIRCIISFDREILSGAIGKNNRTLYGIKNKKFSRELIKIYDSNGDS